In one window of Posidoniimonas corsicana DNA:
- a CDS encoding helix-turn-helix transcriptional regulator, giving the protein MRLPGDANANPTSHCPRCSATALPVAVDFRLPLTREAVAALVRQDQRFALVDPGKDADRGHVVALVDSLQDRDNRLPLLSWSAVRGYVRLTGQPTCSSVRRDACGNLACAELPYSSPWREVAEALLKVAAEAWSYTDRQPPGARTDWQRQRSVLTLLTARERDVLRLIAAGLSVREMARMMHLADSTVDNHRSRLMKKLGVHKAVDAARFAYRIGLAAP; this is encoded by the coding sequence ATGCGTTTGCCCGGCGACGCCAATGCCAACCCGACTTCTCACTGCCCCCGGTGCTCGGCCACGGCCCTGCCGGTGGCGGTTGACTTCCGCCTGCCGCTGACCCGCGAGGCGGTCGCCGCGCTCGTCCGGCAGGACCAGCGGTTTGCGTTGGTCGATCCGGGCAAGGACGCCGACCGCGGGCACGTTGTCGCGTTGGTCGACTCGCTGCAGGACCGCGACAACCGGCTGCCGCTGCTGTCGTGGTCCGCAGTGCGTGGCTACGTCCGCCTGACCGGACAGCCGACCTGCAGTTCGGTGCGGCGGGACGCCTGCGGCAACCTCGCCTGCGCCGAGCTGCCCTACTCTTCCCCGTGGCGAGAAGTCGCCGAAGCCCTGTTGAAGGTCGCCGCCGAGGCCTGGTCCTACACCGACCGCCAGCCGCCCGGGGCCCGCACCGACTGGCAGCGGCAGCGGAGCGTGCTCACGCTGCTGACCGCGCGCGAACGCGACGTGCTGCGGCTGATCGCCGCCGGGCTGAGCGTCCGCGAGATGGCCCGCATGATGCACCTTGCTGATAGCACCGTCGACAACCACCGCTCGCGGCTGATGAAGAAGCTGGGGGTGCACAAGGCGGTGGACGCGGCCCGCTTTGCCTACCGGATCGGTCTGGCCGCCCCCTGA